From a region of the Pan paniscus chromosome 19, NHGRI_mPanPan1-v2.0_pri, whole genome shotgun sequence genome:
- the SLC25A10 gene encoding mitochondrial dicarboxylate carrier isoform X1, producing the protein MAAEARVSRWYFGGLASCGAACCTHPLDLLKVHLQTQQEVKLRMTGMALRVVRTDGILALYNGLSASLCRQMTYSLTRFAIYETVRDRVAKGSQGPLPFHQKVLLGSVSGLAGGFVGTPADLVNVRMQNDVKLPQGQRRNYAHALDGLYRVAREEGLRRLFSGATMASSRGALVTVGQLSCYDQAKQLVLSTGYLSDNIFTHFVASFIAGGCATFLCQPLDVLKTRLMNSKGEYEGVFHCAVETAKLGPLAFYKGLVPAGIRLIPHTVLTFVFLEQLRKNFGIKVPS; encoded by the exons ATGGCAGCCGAGGCGCGCGTGTCGCGCTGGTACTTCGGGGGGCTGGCCTCCTGCGGGGCCGCCTGCTGCACGCACCCGCTGGACCTGCTCAAG GTGCATCTGCAGACGCAGCAGGAGGTGAAGCTGCGCATGACGGGCATGGCGCTGCGGGTGGTGCGTACCGACGGCATCCTGGCACTCTACAACGGCCTGAGCGCCTCGCTGTGCAGACAG ATGACCTACTCCCTGACTCGGTTCGCCATCTACGAGACTGTGCGGGACCGCGTGGCCAAGGGCAGCCAGGGGCCTCTCCCCTTCCACCAGAAGGTGTTGCTGGGCTCCGTCAGCG GTTTAGCTGGAGGCTTCGTGGGGACGCCCGCAGACTTGGTCAACGTCAG GATGCAGAACGACGTGAAGCTGCCCCAGGGTCAGCGGCGCAA CTACGCCCATGCGCTGGATGGCCTGTACCGCGTAGCTCGCGAAG AGGGTCTCAGGAGACTGTTCTCGGGTGCAACCATGGCATCCAGCCGAGGGGCCTTAGTCACTGTGGGGCAG CTGTCCTGCTACGACCAGGCCAAGCAGCTGGTCCTTAGCACCGGGTACCTCTCTGACAACATCTTCACTCACTTTGTCGCCAGCTTTATTGCA GGTGGATGTGCCACGTTCCTGTGTCAGCCCCTGGATGTGCTGAAGACTCGCCTGATGAACTCCAAGGGGGAGTATGAG GGCGTTTTCCACTGCGCCGTGGAGACAGCGAAGCTCGGGCCTCTGGCCTTTTACAAG GGCCTCGTCCCAGCTGGCATCCGCCTCATCCCCCACACCGTGCTCACTTTTGTGTTTCTGGAACAGCTACGCAAAAACTTTGGCATCAAAGTGCCATCCTGA
- the SLC25A10 gene encoding mitochondrial dicarboxylate carrier isoform X4, producing the protein MAAEARVSRWYFGGLASCGAACCTHPLDLLKVHLQTQQEVKLRMTGMALRVVRTDGILALYNGLSASLCRQMTYSLTRFAIYETVRDRVAKGSQGPLPFHQKVLLGSVSGLAGGFVGTPADLVNVRMQNDVKLPQGQRRKVVSAEANAPGMERAHATETPEGGAASLPSSGQLCPPATAWGLSRARGPLQLQCEPLPPPLPRTPGEFWLLAVRTDCVPPGPRGLTGRRPAC; encoded by the exons ATGGCAGCCGAGGCGCGCGTGTCGCGCTGGTACTTCGGGGGGCTGGCCTCCTGCGGGGCCGCCTGCTGCACGCACCCGCTGGACCTGCTCAAG GTGCATCTGCAGACGCAGCAGGAGGTGAAGCTGCGCATGACGGGCATGGCGCTGCGGGTGGTGCGTACCGACGGCATCCTGGCACTCTACAACGGCCTGAGCGCCTCGCTGTGCAGACAG ATGACCTACTCCCTGACTCGGTTCGCCATCTACGAGACTGTGCGGGACCGCGTGGCCAAGGGCAGCCAGGGGCCTCTCCCCTTCCACCAGAAGGTGTTGCTGGGCTCCGTCAGCG GTTTAGCTGGAGGCTTCGTGGGGACGCCCGCAGACTTGGTCAACGTCAG GATGCAGAACGACGTGAAGCTGCCCCAGGGTCAGCGGCGCAA GGTGGTGAGTGCGGAGGCGAACGCCCCAGGTATGGAGAGAGCGCATGCAACAGAAACGCCCGAAGGAGGCGCTGCCTCCCTGCCCAGCTCAGGGCAGCTGTGCCCTCCTGCCACGGCCTGGGGTCTTTCCAGGGCCCGGGGTCCGCTCCAACTGCAGTGTGAGCCACTTCCCCCGCCCCTTCCAAGGACCCCTGGGGAGTTTTGGCTTCTAGCTGTGCGCACAGACTGTGTTCCCCCAGGACCCCGGGGGCTGACGGGCAGGAGGCCTGCATGCTAG
- the SLC25A10 gene encoding mitochondrial dicarboxylate carrier isoform X2 → MAAEARVSRWYFGGLASCGAACCTHPLDLLKVHLQTQQEVKLRMTGMALRVVRTDGILALYNGLSASLCRQMTYSLTRFAIYETVRDRVAKGSQGPLPFHQKVLLGSVSGLAGGFVGTPADLVNVRMQNDVKLPQGQRRNYAHALDGLYRVAREEGLRRLFSGATMASSRGALVTVGQLSCYDQAKQLVLSTGYLSDNIFTHFVASFIAGGCATFLCQPLDVLKTRLMNSKGEYEPPLPTGPWAAPSGPGCTA, encoded by the exons ATGGCAGCCGAGGCGCGCGTGTCGCGCTGGTACTTCGGGGGGCTGGCCTCCTGCGGGGCCGCCTGCTGCACGCACCCGCTGGACCTGCTCAAG GTGCATCTGCAGACGCAGCAGGAGGTGAAGCTGCGCATGACGGGCATGGCGCTGCGGGTGGTGCGTACCGACGGCATCCTGGCACTCTACAACGGCCTGAGCGCCTCGCTGTGCAGACAG ATGACCTACTCCCTGACTCGGTTCGCCATCTACGAGACTGTGCGGGACCGCGTGGCCAAGGGCAGCCAGGGGCCTCTCCCCTTCCACCAGAAGGTGTTGCTGGGCTCCGTCAGCG GTTTAGCTGGAGGCTTCGTGGGGACGCCCGCAGACTTGGTCAACGTCAG GATGCAGAACGACGTGAAGCTGCCCCAGGGTCAGCGGCGCAA CTACGCCCATGCGCTGGATGGCCTGTACCGCGTAGCTCGCGAAG AGGGTCTCAGGAGACTGTTCTCGGGTGCAACCATGGCATCCAGCCGAGGGGCCTTAGTCACTGTGGGGCAG CTGTCCTGCTACGACCAGGCCAAGCAGCTGGTCCTTAGCACCGGGTACCTCTCTGACAACATCTTCACTCACTTTGTCGCCAGCTTTATTGCA GGTGGATGTGCCACGTTCCTGTGTCAGCCCCTGGATGTGCTGAAGACTCGCCTGATGAACTCCAAGGGGGAGTATGAG CCCCCTCTGCCCACTGGACCCTGGGCTGCACCCTCGGGCCCTGGTTGTACCGCATGA
- the SLC25A10 gene encoding mitochondrial dicarboxylate carrier isoform X3, which produces MTGMALRVVRTDGILALYNGLSASLCRQMTYSLTRFAIYETVRDRVAKGSQGPLPFHQKVLLGSVSGLAGGFVGTPADLVNVRMQNDVKLPQGQRRNYAHALDGLYRVAREEGLRRLFSGATMASSRGALVTVGQLSCYDQAKQLVLSTGYLSDNIFTHFVASFIAGGCATFLCQPLDVLKTRLMNSKGEYEGVFHCAVETAKLGPLAFYKGLVPAGIRLIPHTVLTFVFLEQLRKNFGIKVPS; this is translated from the exons ATGACGGGCATGGCGCTGCGGGTGGTGCGTACCGACGGCATCCTGGCACTCTACAACGGCCTGAGCGCCTCGCTGTGCAGACAG ATGACCTACTCCCTGACTCGGTTCGCCATCTACGAGACTGTGCGGGACCGCGTGGCCAAGGGCAGCCAGGGGCCTCTCCCCTTCCACCAGAAGGTGTTGCTGGGCTCCGTCAGCG GTTTAGCTGGAGGCTTCGTGGGGACGCCCGCAGACTTGGTCAACGTCAG GATGCAGAACGACGTGAAGCTGCCCCAGGGTCAGCGGCGCAA CTACGCCCATGCGCTGGATGGCCTGTACCGCGTAGCTCGCGAAG AGGGTCTCAGGAGACTGTTCTCGGGTGCAACCATGGCATCCAGCCGAGGGGCCTTAGTCACTGTGGGGCAG CTGTCCTGCTACGACCAGGCCAAGCAGCTGGTCCTTAGCACCGGGTACCTCTCTGACAACATCTTCACTCACTTTGTCGCCAGCTTTATTGCA GGTGGATGTGCCACGTTCCTGTGTCAGCCCCTGGATGTGCTGAAGACTCGCCTGATGAACTCCAAGGGGGAGTATGAG GGCGTTTTCCACTGCGCCGTGGAGACAGCGAAGCTCGGGCCTCTGGCCTTTTACAAG GGCCTCGTCCCAGCTGGCATCCGCCTCATCCCCCACACCGTGCTCACTTTTGTGTTTCTGGAACAGCTACGCAAAAACTTTGGCATCAAAGTGCCATCCTGA